One part of the Lycium ferocissimum isolate CSIRO_LF1 chromosome 8, AGI_CSIRO_Lferr_CH_V1, whole genome shotgun sequence genome encodes these proteins:
- the LOC132066645 gene encoding F-box/FBD/LRR-repeat protein At1g13570-like — translation MMPPEAKKHCCEFLPLDVLSNLPENVIDAILMCLPFGDAVRTSILSNIWRYKWCRLPELTLDDSVWKTKKNVIFRTTEITQIIYHILVFHEGPITKFTLCVPKSRSCPMIDDLIFFLSRNGIQHLVLRLPFKGDPYELPPSFFKCLQLRHLTLQNCLIPRPPTFKGFDRLISLELSEVTISSELLGSLISRCLLLEHLVLHIAESYSNVVEINAPRLRSFFFAGSMRSIFLKNIPLLAKLSLTFSETDYLGTEKWDIVKFFESFSALEHLFVNMLFAAEASEVPTRLPFNLNCVKRLDINVDLYNSVEVSCALCLIRSFPYLQYMEIQEAHYKYDIADRVALPSDVTFNHLREVKLTLTSGSTIEMQLAKLLLAKSPLLVRMLFKSCSVKVSATVKKLAAELTKFQCASPKAEVVFIEN, via the exons ATGATGCCTCCTGAGGCTAAAAAGCATTGTTGTGAATTTTTACCTCTTGATGTACTTAGCAACCTTCCGGAGAATGTAATTGATGCCATTTTGATGTGTTTGCCATTTGGAGATGCTGTGAGGACTAGCATTTTATCCAACATATGGAGATATAAATGGTGCCGACTTCCAGAGTTGACGCTTGATGATTCTGTTTGGAAAACTAAAAAGAATGTAATATTCCGTACAACTGAAATTACCCAAATTATCTAccacattttggtatttcatgaaGGACCAATTACAAAGTTTACACTATGTGTTCCTAAGTCGAGAAGTTGTCCTATGATTGATGACTTGATATTTTTCCTCTCTAGAAATGGCATTCAACATCTTGTTCTTAGACTTCCATTCAAGGGCGACCCGTATGAATTGCctccttcatttttcaaatGTTTGCAGTTGAGGCATTTGACTCTCCAGAATTGTTTAATACCTCGTCCACCGACCTTCAAAGGATTTGATAGGTTAATTAGCTTAGAACTATCTGAAGTTACAATTTCTTCCGAGCTGCTGGGAAGTTTAATCTCTCGTTGCTTGTTGCTCGAGCATTTGGTGCTGCATATCGCAGAATCTTATAGCAATGTCGTTGAAATTAATGCTCCCAGGCTGAGATCATTTTTCTTCGCAGGCAGTATGAGATCTATCTTTTTAAAGAATATTCCTCTTCTGGCAAAACTTTCACTTACATTTAGTGAAACAGATTATTTGGGGACAGAAAAATGGGATATTGTGAAGTTTTTTGAGTCTTTTTCTGCTCTTGAGCATCTCTTCGTGAATATG TTATTTGCTGCAGAAGCAAGTGAAGTACCAACAAGGCTTCCCTTTAATCTTAACTGTGTCAAACGACTTGACATTAATGTTGATCTGTATAACTCAGTTGAGGTGTCATGTGCTCTTTGCTTGATAAGAAGCTTCCCATATTTACAATATATGGAAATTCAG GAGGCTCATTATAAATATGATATAGCAGATAGAGTGGCACTTCCCTCAGATGTCACGTTTAATCACCTCAGGGAAGTTAAGCTAACACTTACTAGTGGCTCAACCATTGAGATGCAGCTTGCCAAGCTTCTGTTAGCCAAGTCTCCCTTGCTGGTGAGAATGCTATTCAAGTCATGTTCAGTTAAAGTATCTGCAACAGTCAAAAAGCTCGCTGCCGAGCTAACAAAATTTCAATGTGCATCACCTAAAGCAGAAGTGGTCTTCATCGAAAACTAG